In one Oryzias latipes chromosome 13, ASM223467v1 genomic region, the following are encoded:
- the cuedc1 gene encoding CUE domain-containing protein 1 isoform X1, with protein sequence MTSLFRRSSNGGSRSGGGGGGGGTPGQLNNSRPNRQVRRLEFNQAMEDFKTMFPSMDYEVIECVLRSNNGAVDATIDQLLQMSIDGQGSDDSSDSDDSIPAEILERSLEPDSSDEEPPPVYSPPSYDMHIYDRKYPEAPPTPPPRFEAPEAEGHQQARSYRNWNPPLLGNLPEDFLRILPQQLDSMKSLQSSPSRPSSSSSSMSSISQRASRSGSGAAGSTGGLGLPGAVGQDEKLKQYLEDERIALFLQNEEFMRELQRNRDFLMALEKDRLKYESKKAKSHHSSSLESFPGHQCSAASVEAASEDALFRDKLKLMGKSTRKKLFEIARTFSERTKRRKAKKRLLLKHHLLGTANSTANLLEEVEVNPSEDDARPRRSNPQEEAEPVSCSDPKF encoded by the exons ATGACCAGCCTGTTCAGGCGCAGCAGCAATGGAGGTTCTCGCAGcggtgggggtggagggggcGGCGGCACCCCGGGACAGCTCAACAACAGCAGGCCCAACCGGCAGGTCAGACGGCTGGAGTTCAACCAGGCCATGGAAGACTTCAAGACTATGTTCCCCTCCATGGACTATGAGGTGATTGAGTGCGTGCTGCGCTCCAACAACGGCGCCGTGGACGCAACCATCGACCAGCTGCTGCAGATGAGCATCGACGGACAGGGCTCCGACGACAGCTCCGACTCGGATGACAGCATCCCAGCAGAG ATTTTAGAGCGAAGTCTGGAACCTGATAGTTCAGATGAAGAACCACCACCTGTTTACTCCCCACCATCGTATGACATGCACATTTACGACAGGAAGTACCCAGAGGCTCCGCCTACACCGCCGCCAAG GTTTGAAGCTCCTGAAGCAGAAGGCCATCAGCAGGCTCGGAGCTACAGGAACTGGAACCCCCCCCTGCTCGGGAACCTTCCAGAGGACTTCCTGAGGATCCTGCCACAGCAGTTGGACAGCATGAAG AGCTTACAAAGCAGCCCATCTCgcccctcatcctcctcctcttcgaTGTCCTCCATAAGCCAGCGGGCATCTCGCTCTGGGTCTGGAGCTGCAGGGAGCACTGGAGGGCTAGGTTTGCCCGGAGCTGTGGGGCAGGACGAGAAACTGAAGCAGTACCTGGAGGACGAGCGCATCGCCCTGTTCTTGCAGAACGAGGAGTTCATGAGAGAACTGCAGAGGAACCGCGACTTCCTCATGGCCTTGGAGAAAG ATCGCTTGAAGTATGAGTCAAAGAAAGCAAAGTCCCATCACTCATCCAGCTTGGAGAGTTTCCCAG GGCATCAGTGCTCTGCAGCGTCAGTGGAGGCTGCCTCAGAGGACGCCCTGTTCAGGGACAAGCTCAAGCTCATGGGCAAAT CAACACGGAAGAAGCTGTTTGAAATCGCCAGGACCTTTTCTGAGAGGACCAAGAGGAGAAAGGCAAAGAAGCGGCTGCTCCTGAAGCATCATTT ACTGGGAACCGCCAACTCTACAGCCAACCTTCTGGAGGAAGTCGAGGTGAACCCGTCTG AGGACGACGCTCGGCCCAGAAGAAGCAACCCTcaggaggaggcggagcctgTGTCATG TTCTGATCCAAAGTTCTGA
- the cuedc1 gene encoding CUE domain-containing protein 1 isoform X2, whose translation MTSLFRRSSNGGSRSGGGGGGGGTPGQLNNSRPNRQVRRLEFNQAMEDFKTMFPSMDYEVIECVLRSNNGAVDATIDQLLQMSIDGQGSDDSSDSDDSIPAEILERSLEPDSSDEEPPPVYSPPSYDMHIYDRKYPEAPPTPPPRFEAPEAEGHQQARSYRNWNPPLLGNLPEDFLRILPQQLDSMKSLQSSPSRPSSSSSSMSSISQRASRSGSGAAGSTGGLGLPGAVGQDEKLKQYLEDERIALFLQNEEFMRELQRNRDFLMALEKDRLKYESKKAKSHHSSSLESFPGHQCSAASVEAASEDALFRDKLKLMGKSTRKKLFEIARTFSERTKRRKAKKRLLLKHHLLGTANSTANLLEEVEVNPSEDDARPRRSNPQEEAEPVS comes from the exons ATGACCAGCCTGTTCAGGCGCAGCAGCAATGGAGGTTCTCGCAGcggtgggggtggagggggcGGCGGCACCCCGGGACAGCTCAACAACAGCAGGCCCAACCGGCAGGTCAGACGGCTGGAGTTCAACCAGGCCATGGAAGACTTCAAGACTATGTTCCCCTCCATGGACTATGAGGTGATTGAGTGCGTGCTGCGCTCCAACAACGGCGCCGTGGACGCAACCATCGACCAGCTGCTGCAGATGAGCATCGACGGACAGGGCTCCGACGACAGCTCCGACTCGGATGACAGCATCCCAGCAGAG ATTTTAGAGCGAAGTCTGGAACCTGATAGTTCAGATGAAGAACCACCACCTGTTTACTCCCCACCATCGTATGACATGCACATTTACGACAGGAAGTACCCAGAGGCTCCGCCTACACCGCCGCCAAG GTTTGAAGCTCCTGAAGCAGAAGGCCATCAGCAGGCTCGGAGCTACAGGAACTGGAACCCCCCCCTGCTCGGGAACCTTCCAGAGGACTTCCTGAGGATCCTGCCACAGCAGTTGGACAGCATGAAG AGCTTACAAAGCAGCCCATCTCgcccctcatcctcctcctcttcgaTGTCCTCCATAAGCCAGCGGGCATCTCGCTCTGGGTCTGGAGCTGCAGGGAGCACTGGAGGGCTAGGTTTGCCCGGAGCTGTGGGGCAGGACGAGAAACTGAAGCAGTACCTGGAGGACGAGCGCATCGCCCTGTTCTTGCAGAACGAGGAGTTCATGAGAGAACTGCAGAGGAACCGCGACTTCCTCATGGCCTTGGAGAAAG ATCGCTTGAAGTATGAGTCAAAGAAAGCAAAGTCCCATCACTCATCCAGCTTGGAGAGTTTCCCAG GGCATCAGTGCTCTGCAGCGTCAGTGGAGGCTGCCTCAGAGGACGCCCTGTTCAGGGACAAGCTCAAGCTCATGGGCAAAT CAACACGGAAGAAGCTGTTTGAAATCGCCAGGACCTTTTCTGAGAGGACCAAGAGGAGAAAGGCAAAGAAGCGGCTGCTCCTGAAGCATCATTT ACTGGGAACCGCCAACTCTACAGCCAACCTTCTGGAGGAAGTCGAGGTGAACCCGTCTG AGGACGACGCTCGGCCCAGAAGAAGCAACCCTcaggaggaggcggagcctgTGTCATG A